One window from the genome of Hippocampus zosterae strain Florida chromosome 7, ASM2543408v3, whole genome shotgun sequence encodes:
- the LOC127603506 gene encoding dentin sialophosphoprotein-like isoform X2, with the protein MMTYKIFIIFLLLVGSDSRPTPKLSRATSNAFGRRGSWHEEHECKYEDKDDDDDDDDDEDDDDDDDNDDDDDDDNDDDNDDDNDDDDDDDDDDDDDNNDNDDDDDNDNDDDDDDDDDDDDDDDDDDDDNNDNDDDDDNDNDDDDDDDDDDDDDDDDDNDNDDDDDDDDDDDDDDDDDDDDDDDNNDDDDDDDDDDDDDDDDNDDDDDDDDDDNDDNNDNDDDDDNDDDDDDDDDDDNDDDDDDDDDDNNDDDDDDDDDDDDDDDDDDDDDDDDDDDDDDDDDDDDDDDDDDDDDDDDDDDDDDDDDDDDDDDDDDDDDDEDDDDDDDDDDDDDDNNDNDDDDDDDDDDDDDDNDDDDDDDDDDDDNDDDDDDDDDEDDDDDDDDDDDDDNDDDDDDDDDDEDDDDDDDDNDDDDDDENDDDDDRDDDDDDDDDDDDDNNDDNDDDDDDNDDDDDDDDDDNNDDDDDDDDDDDNDDDDDDNDDDDDDDDDDDDDDDDDDDDDDDDDDDDDDDDDDDDDDDDEDDNNDDNDDDDDDDDDDDNNDNDDDDDDDDDDDDDNDDDDDDDDDDDDNDDDDDDDDDDEDDDDDDDDDDDDNNDNDDDDDDDDDDDDDNNDDDDDDENDDDDDRDDDDDDDDDDDDDDDDDDDDDDDNDDDDDDDDDNDDDDDDDDDDDDDDDDDDDDDDDDDDDDDDDDDDDDDDDDDNDDDDDDEDDNNDDNDDDNDDDDDDDDNNDNDDDDDDDDDDDDDDDNDDDDDDDDDDDNDDDDDDDDDDEDDDDDDDDDNDDDDNNDDDDDDENDDDDDRDDDRDDDDDDDDDDDDDDDDDDDDDDDDDDDDDDDDDDDDNDDDDDDDDDDDDDDDDDDDNDDDDDDDDNNDDDDDDDDDDDDDDDDDDNDDDDDDDNDDDDSDDDDDDEDDDDDDDDDDDDDDDDNNDNDDDDDDDDDDDDNDDDDDDDDNNDDDDDDEDDDDDDRDDDDDDDDDDDDDDDDDDDDDDDDDNDDDDDDDDDDDDDDDDNDDDDDDNDDDDDDDDNDDDDDDDDDDDDDNNDDDDDNENDDDDDRDDDDDNDDDNDDNDDDDDDDNDDDDDDDDEDDNNDDNDDDNDDDDDDDDDDDDDDDDDDDDDDDHDDNDDDDDDDDEDDDDEDDDDDDDDDNDDEDDDDDDDDDDDDDDNDDDDDDDDDDDNNDDDDDDENDDDDDRDDDDDDDDDDDDDDNDDDDDDDDDNDDDDDNDDNDDDDDNNDDDDDDDDDNDDDDDDDDDDDDDNDDDDDDDDDDDDDDDDNNDNDDDDDDDDEDDDNDDDDDDENDDDDDRDDDDHDDDDDDDDNDDDDDDDDDDDDDDNNDDDDDDENDDDDDRDDDDDDDDDNDDNDDDDDNNDDDDDDDNDDDDDDDDDDEDDNNDDNDDDNDDDDDDDDDDDDDDDDDDDDDDDNDDDDDDDDDDNDNDDDDDDEDDDDDDDNNDNDDDDDDDDEDDDDDDNNDNDDDDDDDDEDDDDDDDDDDDDDNNDDDDDDENDDDDDDNDDDDDDDDDDDDDNNDDDDDDENDDDDDRDDDDDDDDDNDDNDDDDDNNDDDDDDDNDDDDDDDDDDDDDDEDDNNDDNDDDNDDDDDDDDDDDDDDDDDDDDDDDNDDDDDDDDDDNDNDDDDDDEDDDDDDDNNDNDDDDDDDDEDDDDDDDDDDDDDNNDDDDDDENDDDDDDDDDDDDDDDDDDEDDDDDDDNDDNDDDDDDDDEDDDDDDDDDDDDDNNDDDDDDENDDDDDDDDDDDDDNDDDDDNDDGDDDDDDDDDDNDDDDDDDDNDDDDEDDDDDDDDDDDDNNDNDDNDDDDDEDDDDNNDDDNDDDDDGDDNDDDDDDDNNDDDDDDDNDDDDDDDDDDDDNDDDDEDDNNDDDNDDDDDDDDNNDDDDDDDDDNDNNDDEDDDDDDDDDDDDDDNNDNDDDDDDDDNDDDDDEDDDDDDDDDDDNNDNDDNDDDDDDDDDEDDDDNNDDDNDDDDDGDDDNDDDDDDDNNDDDDDDDNDDDDDDDDDDDDNDDDDDNNDDDDDDDDDNDNDDDEDDDDDDDDDDDDDGDDNDDDDEDDDKVDCKNSRLVLKVAGKNIVLDDSHGSVNIQADQLVIKLPSSRCPHKCRRGKWRGGSHVHSEVGPDDGSDAAP; encoded by the exons ATGATGACCTACaagattttcattattttccttCTGCTGGTTG GAAGTGACAGTAGACCGACTCCAAAACTCTCGCGCGCAACTTCAAATGCTTTCGGGAGGAGGGGATCCTGGCACGAGGAACATGAATGCAAATATGAAGACAAagatgacgatgacgatgacgatgatgacgaggatgatgacgatgacgatgacaatgatgacgacgacgatgatgataatgatgatgataatgatgatgacaatgatgacgacgatgatgacgatgacgacgatgatgatgacaacaatgataatgacgatgatgatgacaacgacaatgacgatgatgacgatgacgacgatgatgacgatgacgacgatgacgacgatgatgatgacaacaatgataatgacgatgatgatgacaacgacaatgacgatgatgacgatgacgacgatgatgacgatgacgacgatgatgatgacaacgacaatgacgatgatgacgatgacgacgatgatgatgatgacgacgatgatgacgatgacgacgatgatgatgacaataacgatgatgacgacgatgatgatgatgatgatgatgacgatgatgatgacaacgacgatgacgatgatgatgacgacgatgataacgatgacaacaatgataatgatgatgatgatgacaatgacgatgacgacgatgatgatgacgatgatgacaatgacgacgatgatgacgacgatgatgatgacaataacgatgatgacgatgatgacgatgatgacgacgatgacgatgatgacgacgatgacgacgatgacgacgacgacgacgatgacgacgatgacgacgatgacgatgatgatgacgacgatgatgatgacgacgacgacgatgatgatgacgatgatgacgacgatgacgacgatgatgatgacgacgatgacgatgatgatgacgatgatgatgaggatgacgacgatgatgatgatgacgacgacgatgatgatgacaacaatgataatgacgatgatgatgacgacgacgatgatgatgacgatgatgacaatgacgacgatgatgacgatgacgacgatgatgatgacaacgacgatgacgatgatgacgatgatgatgaggatgacgacgatgatgatgatgacgacgatgatgatgacaacgacgatgacgatgatgatgacgatgatgatgaggatgacgatgatgatgatgatgataacgatgatgatgacgacgatgagaacgatgatgatgatgaccgtgatgatgatgatgatgatgacgacgatgatgatgatgacaataacgatgataatgatgatgatgacgatgacaatgacgacgatgacgacgacgatgatgatgacaataacgacgatgatgacgatgatgacgatgatgacgacaatgatgacgacgatgacgacaatgatgacgacgatgatgatgacgatgatgacgatgacgacgatgatgacgatgatgatgacgacgatgatgatgacgacgacgatgacgacgacgacgatgacgatgatgatgacgatgatgaggatgacaataacgatgataatgatgacgacgatgatgatgatgatgatgatgacaacaatgataatgacgatgatgatgacgacgatgatgatgacgatgatgacaatgacgacgatgatgatgatgacgacgatgatgatgacaacgacgatgacgatgatgatgacgatgatgatgaggatgacgacgatgatgatgatgacgatgatgatgacaacaatgataatgacgatgatgacgatgacgatgatgatgatgatgatgacaataacgatgatgatgacgacgatgagaacgatgatgatgatgaccgtgatgatgatgacgatgacgacgatgatgatgacgatgatgatgatgacgatgacgacgacgatgatgacaacgacgatgacgatgatgatgacgatgacaatgatgatgacgacgatgatgatgacgatgacgacgatgatgacgatgacgacgatgacgatgatgatgatgacgacgacgatgatgatgatgatgatgatgacgatgacgacgatgatgatgacaacgacgatgacgatgatgatgaggatgacaataacgatgataatgatgacgacaatgatgacgacgatgatgatgatgacaacaatgataatgacgatgatgatgacgacgacgacgatgatgatgacgatgatgacaatgacgacgatgatgatgacgacgatgatgatgacaacgacgatgacgatgatgatgacgatgatgatgaggatgacgatgacgatgatgatgatgataacgatgatgatgacaataacgatgatgatgacgacgatgagaacgatgatgatgatgaccgtGATGATGAccgtgatgatgacgacgatgatgatgacgacgatgatgatgacgacgatgatgatgacgatgatgacgatgacgacgatgatgatgatgacgatgacgacgatgatgatgacaacgacgatgacgatgacgacgatgatgacgacgatgatgatgatgatgacgatgatgacaatgatgacgatgacgacgatgatgacaacaatgatgatgacgatgatgatgacgatgatgacgacgatgatgatgacgatgatgacaatgacgatgatgatgacgatgacaacgatgatgatgacagcgacgatgacgatgatgatgaggatgacgacgatgatgatgatgatgatgacgatgatgatgatgatgacaacaatgataatgacgatgatgacgatgacgatgatgatgatgatgataacgatgatgatgatgatgatgatgacaataacgatgatgatgacgacgatgaggacgatgatgatgatgaccgtgatgatgatgacgacgatgatgatgacgatgatgacgatgacgacgatgatgacgatgacgacgatgatgatgacaacgacgatgacgacgatgatgatgacgatgatgatgatgacgatgatgacaatgacgacgatgatgatgacaacgacgatgacgatgatgatgatgataacgatgatgatgatgatgacgacgatgacgatgatgatgacaataacgatgatgatgacgacaatgagaacgatgatgatgatgaccgtgatgatgatgacgataatGATGACGACAACGAcgataatgatgatgacgatgatgatgacaacgacgatgacgatgatgatgatgatgaggatgacaataacgatgataatgatgacgacaatgatgatgacgacgacgatgatgatgacgatgacgacgacgatgatgatgacgacgatgatgacgatgaccacGATGAtaatgacgacgatgacgatgatgatgacgaagatgatgatgacgaagatgatgatgacgatgatgatgatgataacgacgatgaggatgacgatgatgatgatgacgatgacgacgacgatgatgacaacgacgatgacgatgatgacgacgatgatgatgacaataacgatgatgatgacgacgatgagaacgatgatgatgatgaccgtgatgatgatgacgatgatgatgacgacgacgatgatgatgacaatgatgacgacgatgatgatgatgatgacaacgatgatgatgacgacaacgacgataatgatgatgacgatgacaataatgatgacgacgatgatgatgatgatgacaacgatgatgatgatgatgacgacgatgatgatgatgatgacaacgatgatgatgatgatgacgacgatgatgatgatgacgatgatgatgacaacaatgataatgacgatgatgacgatgatgatgacgaagatgatgataacgatgatgatgacgacgatgagaacgatgatgatgatgaccgtgatgatgatgacc atgatgatgacgatgatgatgatgataacgatgatgatgatgatgatgacgacgatgacgatgatgatgacaataacgatgatgatgacgacgatgagaacgatgatgatgatgaccgtgatgatgatgacgatgatgatgacgacaacgacgataatgatgatgacgatgacaataatgatgacgacgatgatgatgacaacgacgatgacgatgatgatgatgatgatgatgaggatgacaataacgatgataatgatgacgacaatgatgacgacgatgatgatgacgacgacgatgatgatgacgatgacgacgacgatgatgacgatgatgacaatgacgacgatgatgacgatgacgacgatgataatgacaacgacgatgacgatgatgatgaggatgacgacgatgatgatgacaacaatgataatgacgatgatgacgatgatgatgacgaagatgatgatgatgatgacaacaatgataatgacgatgatgacgatgatgatgacgaagatgatgatgatgatgacgacgatgacgatgatgatgacaataacgatgatgatgacgacgatgagaacgatgatgatgatgatgataacgatgatgatgatgatgacgacgatgacgatgatgatgacaataacgatgatgatgacgacgatgagaacgatgatgatgatgaccgtgatgatgatgacgatgatgatgacgacaacgacgataatgatgatgacgatgacaataatgatgacgacgatgatgatgacaacgacgatgacgatgatgatgatgatgatgatgatgatgatgatgaggatgacaataacgatgataatgatgacgacaatgatgacgacgatgatgatgacgacgacgatgatgatgacgatgacgacgacgatgatgacgatgatgacaatgacgacgatgatgacgatgacgacgatgataatgacaacgacgatgacgatgatgatgaggatgacgacgatgatgatgacaacaatgataatgacgatgatgatgatgatgatgacgaagatgatgatgatgatgacgacgatgacgatgatgatgacaataacgatgatgatgacgacgatgagaacgatgatgatgatgacgatgatgatgacgacgatgatgatgatgacgatgatgatgaggatgacgacgatgatgatgacaatgatgataatgacgatgatgacgatgatgatgacgaagatgatgatgatgatgacgacgatgacgatgatgatgacaataacgatgatgatgacgacgatgagaatgacgacgatgatgatgatgacgatgatgatgatgatgacaacgatgatgatgacgacaacgacgatggtgatgatgacgatgatgacgatgatgacgataatgacgacgatgatgatgatgatgacaatgacgacgatgatgaggacgatgacgacgacgatgatgatgatgatgatgacaacaatgataatgacgataacgacgatgatgatgatgaagatgatgatgataacaatGATGACGAtaacgacgacgatgatgacggcGATGAtaacgatgacgacgatgatgatgacaacaatgatgatgacgatgatgatgacaatgacgatgatgatgacgatgacgacgatgatgatgacaatgacgatgatgatgaggatgacaataacgatgatgacaatgatgacgatgatgacgacgatgataataacgatgatgatgacgacgacgatgacgataaCGACAATAACGATGATgaagacgacgatgacgatgatgatgatgacgacgatgatgatgacaacaatgataatgacgatgatgacgatgatgatgacaatgacgacgatgatgatgaggacgatgacgacgacgatgatgatgatgatgacaacaatgataatgacgataacgacgacgatgatgatgacgatgatgatgaagatgatgatgataacaatGATGACGAtaacgacgacgatgatgacggcgatgatgataacgatgacgacgatgatgatgacaacaatgatgatgacgatgatgatgacaatgacgatgatgatgacgatgatgacgatgatgacgacaatgatgacgacgatgataataacgatgatgatgacgacgacgatgacgataacgacaatgacgatgatgaagacgacgatgacgatgatgatgatgacgacgatgatgacggagatgataatgacgatgacgacgaggaTGATGATAAAGTCGATTGCAAGAACTCCCGCTTGGTGTTGAAGGTTGCGGGCAAGAATATCGTGTTGGATGACTCGCATGGTTCAGTCAACATCCAAGCTGACCAATTGGTCATCAAGTTGCCTTCGTCACGGTGCCCGCACAAGTGCCGGCGCGGCAAATGGCGGGGCGGCTCCCACGTGCATTCCGAGGTGGGCCCCGACGACGGCTCCGACGCGGCGCCTTAA